From the genome of Haloterrigena sp. KLK7, one region includes:
- a CDS encoding CARDB domain-containing protein produces the protein MSSGLTFGTIKRVGAILLAIAIVLAAGIVIFQAPAIFGVEENPDASITFDDQRGDGESVTVDEVSLSDGGFVVVAGSDGETVAVSDYLEAGTHENVTVERGEDAQTELVGQLTATVHRDSDGDESYDYGDSDGEDDQPYLADGYPVSDTATVTGDTEDALDDSFRVESLSAPDSATTNETIEVSAEIANPSDLGSQQSVELRLDGAVLEQQALELGAGETGEVTFEINTTGLAAGNRTVGVYTEGDGELSEIELTFHTTPGIDIVEASDDAITADVATPREGFVAVRDANDTVVGTSDGFGPGEHGNVTVEFDENATVEDDDELTALVATGDPSAPENATPLEYEGERIETTFTLADVAGGNGAGNESETDGE, from the coding sequence ATGAGTTCAGGACTGACGTTCGGTACGATCAAGCGGGTCGGCGCGATCCTGCTCGCGATCGCGATCGTACTCGCGGCGGGGATCGTCATCTTCCAGGCCCCCGCGATATTCGGCGTCGAGGAGAATCCCGACGCGTCGATCACGTTCGACGACCAGCGCGGCGACGGGGAATCGGTCACCGTCGACGAGGTCAGCCTCTCTGACGGCGGCTTCGTCGTCGTGGCCGGGAGCGACGGCGAGACGGTGGCCGTCTCCGACTACCTCGAGGCGGGGACCCACGAGAACGTGACCGTCGAGCGCGGCGAGGACGCCCAGACCGAACTCGTCGGTCAGCTCACCGCGACGGTCCACCGCGACAGCGACGGCGACGAGAGCTACGACTACGGCGACAGCGACGGCGAAGACGATCAGCCCTACCTCGCGGACGGCTACCCGGTCTCGGACACCGCGACGGTGACCGGCGACACCGAGGACGCGCTCGACGACTCCTTCAGGGTCGAGTCCCTCAGCGCGCCCGACTCGGCGACGACCAACGAGACGATCGAGGTCAGCGCCGAGATCGCCAATCCGAGCGATCTGGGGAGCCAGCAGAGCGTCGAACTGCGACTCGACGGCGCCGTCCTCGAGCAGCAGGCCCTGGAGCTGGGGGCCGGAGAGACCGGCGAGGTCACCTTCGAGATCAACACGACCGGCCTCGCGGCAGGCAACCGAACCGTCGGCGTCTACACCGAGGGCGACGGGGAGCTCAGCGAGATCGAACTCACGTTCCACACGACGCCCGGGATCGACATCGTCGAGGCGAGCGACGACGCGATCACAGCGGACGTCGCGACGCCCCGGGAGGGATTCGTCGCCGTCCGGGACGCGAACGACACCGTCGTCGGGACCAGCGACGGATTCGGACCCGGCGAACACGGGAACGTCACCGTCGAATTCGACGAGAACGCGACCGTCGAGGACGACGACGAGCTGACCGCGCTCGTCGCGACGGGCGACCCGAGCGCCCCCGAGAACGCGACGCCGCTCGAGTACGAGGGCGAGCGCATCGAGACGACGTTCACGCTCGCCGACGTCGCGGGTGGGAACGGTGCGGGCAACGAGAGCGAGACCGACGGCGAGTAA
- a CDS encoding AAA family ATPase: protein MDAPLWTDTHAPELAELPQDDAREYLQRAVDEPINLLLQGPPGSGKTAAARALAREAHADPDNDLIEINVADFFGRTKTEIKNDPRFAQFLVGRSSMSKRDMINHVLKESASYASVSGDYKTVLLDNAEDVREDFQQALRRIMEQHHRTTQFIIATRQPTKLIPPIRSRCFPVPVRAPTSEETVAVLERIVEAEGVEYDADGLEFVAGYANGNLRQAILAAQTTVEDEGELTMQAAYETIGEVGLEDEVEGMLDDAEAGDFTDARKTLDDLLVDEGLDGGEVLDSILGVARKRYQGERLARIHRLAADIEFEMQEGSSDRIHVSHLLAELGRDA, encoded by the coding sequence ATGGACGCGCCGCTGTGGACTGACACCCACGCCCCCGAGCTGGCCGAGTTGCCCCAGGACGACGCCCGCGAGTACCTCCAGCGGGCCGTCGACGAGCCGATCAACCTCCTCCTGCAGGGCCCGCCCGGCAGCGGGAAGACGGCGGCGGCGCGCGCGCTCGCCCGCGAGGCGCACGCTGACCCGGACAACGACCTGATCGAGATCAACGTCGCCGACTTCTTCGGGCGCACGAAGACCGAGATCAAGAACGACCCGCGGTTCGCCCAGTTCCTGGTCGGCCGGTCGTCGATGTCCAAGCGGGACATGATCAACCACGTCCTCAAGGAGTCGGCGAGTTACGCCTCCGTCTCCGGCGACTACAAGACGGTCCTGCTGGACAACGCCGAGGACGTCCGCGAGGACTTCCAGCAGGCGCTGCGCCGGATCATGGAGCAACACCACCGGACGACGCAGTTTATCATCGCCACCCGCCAGCCCACGAAGCTCATTCCGCCGATCCGCTCGCGGTGTTTCCCCGTTCCCGTCCGCGCGCCCACGAGCGAGGAGACCGTCGCCGTCTTAGAGCGAATCGTCGAGGCCGAGGGCGTCGAGTACGACGCGGACGGCCTCGAGTTCGTCGCCGGCTACGCGAACGGCAACCTCCGGCAGGCGATCCTGGCGGCCCAGACCACCGTCGAGGACGAGGGCGAACTGACGATGCAGGCGGCCTACGAGACCATCGGCGAGGTCGGCCTCGAGGACGAGGTCGAGGGGATGTTAGACGACGCCGAGGCCGGCGACTTCACGGACGCCCGCAAGACCCTCGACGACCTGCTGGTCGACGAGGGGTTAGACGGCGGCGAGGTGCTCGACTCGATCCTCGGTGTCGCTCGCAAGCGATACCAGGGCGAGCGGCTGGCCCGCATCCACCGGCTGGCCGCCGATATCGAGTTCGAGATGCAGGAGGGCTCGAGCGACCGGATCCACGTCTCCCACCTGCTCGCCGAACTGGGTCGAGACGCATAG
- a CDS encoding acyl-CoA thioesterase has product MPTVLDTYIKNRYRVQPNHANNNETLHGGNLMKWLDEIGAMSAMRFAGETCVTARVNELDFERPIGIGDTAMVEAFVYDAGRRSVHVGLRAWREEPRTGETERTTESSFTFVAIDEDGSPVPVPELTVDSERGRELRDRMLEADRTANGDD; this is encoded by the coding sequence ATGCCCACCGTACTCGACACGTACATCAAGAACCGATATCGGGTGCAGCCGAACCACGCGAACAACAACGAGACGCTCCACGGCGGCAACCTCATGAAGTGGCTCGACGAGATCGGCGCGATGTCGGCGATGCGATTCGCCGGCGAGACCTGCGTCACCGCCCGGGTGAACGAACTCGACTTCGAGCGCCCGATCGGGATCGGCGACACCGCGATGGTCGAGGCCTTCGTCTACGACGCGGGTCGTCGGAGCGTCCACGTCGGACTGCGCGCCTGGCGCGAGGAGCCCAGAACCGGCGAGACCGAGCGGACGACCGAGTCGTCGTTCACCTTCGTCGCGATCGACGAGGACGGATCACCGGTGCCCGTCCCGGAGCTAACGGTCGACTCCGAACGAGGCCGAGAACTCCGGGATCGAATGCTCGAGGCCGATAGGACCGCTAACGGCGACGACTGA
- a CDS encoding hemolysin family protein: protein MALSLPSAVVAAAYEVPVVGLEFDESTVTILGSIAVLLLIGFSAFFSSSEIAMFNLPKHRLEGMVEEGVPGAELVKSLKDDPHRLLVTILVGNNIVNIAMSSIATAILSLHFGGLVGVLLATFGITALVLLFGESVPKSYAVENAASWSIRISRPLKATEYLLFPLIILFDYLTRQVNRLIGSTGAIESPYVTRDEIQEMIESGEREGVLEEEEHEMLQRIFRFNNTIVKEVMTPRLDMTAVPKDAEIDEAIETCIQSGHARVPVYEGSLDNVLGVVHIRDLVRDLNYGETEAENLALEDLIQPTLHVPESKNVDELLTEMRENRMHMAIVIDEFGTTEGLVTVEDMIEEIVGEILKSGEDEPIEQLDDRTVIVRGEVNIEDVNEALEIDLPEGEEFETIAGFIFNRAGRLVEEGEEITYDGVRITVETVENTRIMKARLRKLEQPPEPLEEASEEAESDEESVPSE, encoded by the coding sequence ATGGCGTTATCTCTGCCGTCCGCGGTCGTAGCCGCCGCCTACGAGGTGCCAGTCGTGGGTCTCGAGTTCGACGAGTCGACGGTGACGATTCTCGGCAGCATCGCCGTACTCCTGCTTATCGGATTCTCTGCGTTCTTCTCCTCCTCGGAGATCGCGATGTTCAACCTGCCGAAACACCGCCTCGAGGGGATGGTCGAGGAGGGCGTCCCGGGCGCCGAACTGGTCAAGTCACTCAAGGACGATCCCCACCGCCTTCTCGTGACGATTCTCGTCGGCAACAACATCGTCAACATCGCGATGTCCTCGATCGCGACGGCGATCCTGTCGCTGCACTTCGGCGGACTGGTCGGCGTGTTGCTGGCGACGTTCGGGATCACCGCGCTCGTCCTCCTGTTCGGCGAGAGCGTTCCCAAGTCCTACGCCGTCGAGAACGCCGCGTCGTGGTCGATCCGCATCTCGAGGCCGCTGAAGGCGACGGAGTACCTGTTGTTTCCGTTGATCATTCTCTTCGACTACCTCACCCGACAGGTCAACAGGCTCATCGGCTCGACCGGTGCGATCGAGTCGCCGTACGTCACCCGCGACGAGATCCAGGAGATGATCGAGTCCGGCGAACGCGAGGGCGTCTTGGAGGAGGAGGAACACGAGATGCTCCAGCGGATCTTCCGCTTCAACAACACCATCGTCAAGGAGGTCATGACGCCCCGATTGGACATGACCGCGGTCCCCAAGGACGCCGAGATCGACGAGGCCATCGAGACCTGTATCCAGAGCGGCCACGCCCGCGTGCCGGTCTACGAGGGCAGTCTCGACAACGTCCTCGGCGTCGTTCACATCCGCGATCTCGTTCGCGATCTGAACTACGGGGAGACCGAGGCCGAGAACCTGGCCCTGGAGGACCTCATCCAGCCGACGCTGCACGTCCCCGAGTCGAAGAACGTCGACGAACTGCTGACCGAGATGCGGGAAAACCGGATGCACATGGCGATCGTCATCGACGAGTTCGGCACCACCGAGGGGCTGGTGACCGTCGAGGACATGATCGAGGAGATCGTCGGCGAGATCCTCAAGTCCGGCGAGGACGAACCGATCGAACAGCTCGACGACCGCACCGTCATCGTCCGCGGCGAGGTCAACATCGAGGACGTCAACGAGGCCCTCGAGATCGACCTCCCCGAGGGCGAGGAGTTCGAGACCATCGCCGGCTTCATCTTCAACCGCGCGGGCCGGCTCGTCGAGGAGGGCGAGGAGATCACCTACGACGGCGTCCGCATCACCGTCGAGACCGTCGAGAACACCCGCATCATGAAGGCCAGGCTGCGGAAACTCGAGCAGCCGCCCGAACCCCTCGAGGAAGCGTCGGAGGAAGCGGAGTCCGACGAGGAGTCGGTCCCCTCGGAGTAG
- a CDS encoding glutathione S-transferase N-terminal domain-containing protein, producing MEASATPASDAPITFYRLQACPYCERVARLLNEYDLEYRSRFVEPMHSRRDVVKRVAGVRTVPVVVDENTGVTMAESANIVDYLESTYGDGADAAATGGDD from the coding sequence ATGGAAGCGTCCGCCACCCCGGCCAGCGACGCACCGATCACGTTCTACCGGCTACAGGCGTGTCCCTACTGCGAACGCGTCGCTCGGCTGCTCAACGAGTACGATCTGGAGTACCGATCGCGGTTCGTCGAACCGATGCACTCGCGGCGCGACGTCGTCAAACGGGTCGCCGGCGTCCGCACCGTTCCCGTCGTAGTCGACGAGAACACGGGCGTCACGATGGCCGAGAGCGCCAACATCGTCGACTACCTCGAGTCGACCTACGGCGACGGCGCCGACGCGGCCGCGACCGGAGGTGACGACTGA
- a CDS encoding redoxin domain-containing protein: protein MPDFEVTDLGPADHLEAGDEAPDITRPLVTDEFWEDRSLSEVAADEGRTVLVCTPMIGSFAAKYIYDELDERDWFDRADRIVGLTASTPYAVSSFLDENDLPLPVFADPANDVADSLGVVNDLDGMAGITEPRVAVFGLESDLTIDGAWVATEWPEFPPYDDLESELGLE from the coding sequence ATGCCGGACTTCGAGGTCACCGACCTCGGCCCCGCGGACCACCTCGAGGCGGGCGACGAGGCGCCCGATATCACGCGCCCGCTGGTCACCGACGAGTTCTGGGAGGACCGGAGCCTCTCCGAGGTCGCCGCCGACGAGGGACGAACGGTCCTCGTCTGCACGCCGATGATCGGCTCCTTCGCCGCGAAGTACATCTACGACGAGCTCGACGAGCGGGACTGGTTCGACCGCGCCGACCGGATCGTCGGTCTCACCGCGTCGACGCCGTACGCGGTCTCGTCGTTCCTCGACGAGAACGACCTCCCGCTTCCCGTCTTCGCCGATCCGGCCAACGACGTCGCCGACTCGCTCGGCGTCGTCAACGATCTGGACGGCATGGCGGGGATCACCGAACCGCGCGTCGCCGTCTTCGGACTCGAGTCCGACCTGACGATCGACGGCGCCTGGGTCGCCACCGAGTGGCCCGAGTTCCCGCCGTACGACGACCTCGAGTCGGAACTGGGCCTCGAGTGA
- a CDS encoding L-threonylcarbamoyladenylate synthase yields the protein MDEDALERAAEAVRAGELVVYPTETVYGLGADALDPDAVERVFEAKGRDRSKPVSFAVPTFETAVEEGYVRSSERERAFADEFLPGPVTLLCRRREPLPDVLTAGRDRVGVRVPDCEPALRFLEAADRPVTATSANVSGEPSARRIEDIGRQVLDEAVVLEADDLYASIDETVPSTVVDLESETIHRRGALADEIEAWLEAH from the coding sequence ATGGACGAGGACGCTCTCGAGCGCGCCGCGGAAGCGGTCCGCGCGGGCGAACTGGTGGTGTATCCGACTGAGACGGTCTACGGGCTCGGCGCAGACGCGCTCGATCCCGACGCCGTCGAACGGGTCTTCGAAGCCAAGGGACGGGATCGCTCGAAACCGGTCTCGTTCGCCGTGCCGACCTTCGAGACGGCCGTCGAGGAGGGGTACGTCCGCTCGAGCGAGCGCGAGCGTGCGTTCGCCGACGAGTTCCTGCCGGGCCCCGTGACGCTGCTCTGTCGGCGGCGAGAGCCGCTGCCCGACGTTCTCACGGCCGGTCGCGACCGGGTCGGCGTCCGGGTCCCCGACTGCGAGCCGGCGCTCCGCTTTCTCGAGGCCGCCGACCGGCCGGTCACCGCCACGAGCGCCAACGTCAGCGGGGAGCCCAGTGCTCGGCGAATCGAGGACATCGGCCGACAGGTACTGGACGAAGCGGTCGTCCTCGAGGCCGACGACCTGTACGCGTCGATCGACGAGACGGTCCCGAGCACTGTCGTCGACCTCGAGTCGGAGACGATCCACCGCCGCGGGGCGCTGGCCGACGAGATCGAGGCGTGGCTCGAGGCGCACTGA
- a CDS encoding conditioned medium-induced protein 4 gives MNDKTEELRDIFTDVTDGEETVTESQENTRGSLDRDERSDEERLESVVQQMRERYGFDVSLSDDELIEVARGFYDGDSDADIAADLDVDEETVFEARMSLHLVGEDDADEVDLAAIRDREEDDATLADEYDVSEPQIRRYRRVAAAEDESRAANDRYRDEFDSVLADADLSERMTTDVREDGLEDATEGMETDVEF, from the coding sequence ATGAACGATAAAACCGAGGAACTCCGCGATATCTTCACCGACGTCACCGACGGCGAGGAAACCGTCACCGAATCGCAGGAGAACACCCGCGGATCGCTCGATCGCGACGAGCGGTCCGACGAAGAGCGTCTCGAGAGCGTCGTCCAGCAGATGCGCGAGCGCTACGGGTTCGACGTGTCGCTGTCCGACGACGAGCTCATCGAGGTCGCGCGAGGCTTCTACGACGGCGACAGCGACGCCGACATCGCCGCCGATCTCGACGTCGACGAGGAGACGGTCTTCGAGGCCCGCATGTCGCTGCACCTCGTGGGCGAGGACGACGCCGACGAGGTCGACCTCGCGGCGATCCGCGACCGCGAGGAGGACGACGCCACCCTCGCCGACGAGTACGACGTCAGCGAGCCACAGATCCGCCGCTACCGCCGCGTCGCCGCGGCCGAGGACGAGTCCCGCGCCGCCAACGACCGCTACCGCGACGAGTTCGACAGCGTCCTCGCCGACGCCGACCTCTCCGAGCGCATGACCACCGACGTCCGCGAGGACGGCCTCGAGGACGCGACCGAGGGAATGGAGACGGACGTAGAGTTCTAG